Proteins from a single region of Bacteroidales bacterium:
- a CDS encoding FkbM family methyltransferase, with translation MINYLKRKLKKRQQKKTFKEYGYEIKTFQIDKLGNIEYAQWLHPFEKPKEITSSKVKFYNTLARNGGMIVDIGAHTGDTSVPMALAVGKEGLVLGIEPNQYVFKILKKNSKLNTEYTNIHPYCFAATENEGIYTFNYSDASFCNGGFLTQIRNQHHKHNYQLKVTGRNLEKFLYSNYSDDLTKLDLIKIDAEGYDKEILKTIPNILKDYKPNLMVECYKRLTTKERYELFDILNEYNYTVFYLENFEIDGSKIKIERENMTDKKHFEMLAIHEAKI, from the coding sequence ATGATCAATTATCTCAAACGTAAATTAAAAAAAAGGCAACAGAAAAAAACCTTTAAAGAATATGGTTATGAAATTAAAACTTTTCAAATTGATAAACTGGGAAATATAGAATATGCACAGTGGTTACATCCTTTTGAAAAACCAAAGGAAATAACAAGTTCTAAAGTAAAATTTTATAATACACTTGCCCGGAATGGAGGAATGATAGTTGACATTGGGGCACATACGGGTGATACTTCTGTGCCGATGGCACTGGCTGTAGGTAAAGAAGGCTTAGTTTTAGGTATAGAGCCAAACCAGTATGTTTTTAAAATTTTGAAAAAGAACTCAAAATTGAATACTGAATATACCAATATCCATCCTTATTGTTTTGCAGCAACAGAAAACGAAGGCATCTATACCTTTAATTATTCTGATGCCTCCTTCTGCAATGGAGGATTTCTTACCCAGATAAGAAATCAACATCATAAACACAATTATCAACTTAAAGTTACAGGAAGAAATCTGGAAAAGTTCTTATATTCAAATTACTCCGATGATTTAACCAAGTTGGATTTAATAAAAATCGATGCTGAAGGGTATGATAAAGAGATATTAAAAACAATTCCCAATATTTTAAAAGATTACAAACCAAACTTAATGGTAGAATGCTATAAAAGATTAACTACAAAAGAAAGATACGAACTCTTCGATATACTAAATGAGTACAATTATACAGTTTTCTATTTAGAAAATTTTGAGATCGACGGAAGTAAAATAAAAATTGAAAGAGAAAACATGACCGATAAAAAACATTTTGAAATGTTAGCTATACATGAAGCCAAAATATAA
- a CDS encoding oxidoreductase, with the protein DLGLSVMTGTQRHHQKSYIEAYKRIMRGEIGDIVAANSYYNIGQLWYRERQSGWSDMEFMLRDWVNWSWLSGDHIVEQFIHNIDGINWFLGGKFPQRATAFGSRHRRVTGDQYDNFSVDYTYEGDIHVNSMCRQINGCTNNVSDLIRGTNGYSDCKTYMSKPDGEKIWTYEEPEDVNSPYVQEHIHLVTSIRRNEPVNVAEFTAKSTMTAIMGRISAYTGQEVTWEEMMKSNLRLGPEGGPESVTSLGSSDLVNAKVPVPGSSE; encoded by the coding sequence GACCTCGGACTATCCGTAATGACGGGAACCCAGCGGCACCACCAGAAAAGTTACATCGAAGCCTATAAACGGATCATGCGTGGTGAGATCGGAGATATCGTCGCCGCAAACTCCTATTATAATATCGGTCAGCTCTGGTATAGAGAAAGACAATCCGGATGGAGCGATATGGAATTTATGCTCCGTGATTGGGTGAATTGGTCATGGCTCTCGGGCGACCATATTGTAGAACAATTTATCCACAACATTGACGGGATCAATTGGTTTTTGGGTGGCAAATTTCCTCAGCGTGCCACTGCATTCGGATCCAGACATCGAAGGGTTACAGGTGATCAATACGACAATTTCAGCGTTGATTACACGTACGAAGGGGACATTCACGTAAATAGCATGTGCAGACAAATCAACGGATGTACCAACAATGTTTCGGATTTAATACGCGGGACGAATGGTTATTCCGACTGCAAAACCTATATGAGCAAACCGGATGGTGAAAAAATCTGGACCTATGAGGAACCTGAGGATGTAAACAGTCCCTATGTCCAGGAACATATTCACCTGGTAACATCCATCCGGAGAAATGAACCCGTTAATGTAGCTGAATTTACAGCCAAATCGACCATGACTGCAATAATGGGCAGAATTTCCGCATATACCGGACAGGAAGTCACCTGGGAAGAAATGATGAAGTCGAATCTGCGGTTGGGGCCGGAAGGTGGGCCTGAATCAGTTACTTCATTAGGTTCCAGTGATCTGGTCAATGCCAAAGTTCCGGTTCCCGGCTCTTCGGAATAA